From Xenopus tropicalis strain Nigerian chromosome 3, UCB_Xtro_10.0, whole genome shotgun sequence, the proteins below share one genomic window:
- the LOC100491629 gene encoding uncharacterized protein LOC100491629, which translates to MNQSSLSSASTMTAISLPVSSSDLESQKDSSRRCRCLDHFLVISVVLIILTLGSFGVFYIGWERPSPVAQKQGDDRNVKMSQALLVPTNTALKDSTWTWFPNGVDPVHVDQDFTIASDTELVVHRTGLYYVYAQISVKCRVTNGCKKDGLASLNVIKNGDESSPILTLDITLENAHKTKFSGTPQLLFKGESLRTKLSTDNTDMSWELNDKADNFLGLFLVTDTKNIRIPLSI; encoded by the exons ATGAATCAATCCAGTCTCAGCTCTGCCTCCACCATGACCGCTATCTCCTTACCAGTGAGTTCTTCAGACCTTGAAAGCCAGAAGGATTCATCGAGGAGGTGCAGATGTCTAGATCATTTTCTGGTGATATCCGTGGTCCTCATCATACTGACTTTAGGATCCTTTGGTGTGTTTTACATTGGCTGGGAGAGACCATCACCCGTTGCTCAAAAACAAGGAGATGATAGAAATGTAAAG ATGAGCCAAGCTCTTCTTGTGCCAACCAATA CTGCTCTGAAGGACAGCACGTGGACCTGGTTTCCCAACGGTGTGGACCCTGTGCATGTTGACCAAGATTTTACTATTGCCAGTGATACAGAGTTGGTAGTACACAGGACGGGCCTCTACTATGTCTACGCCCAGATATCTGTGAAATGCCGTGTCACAAACGGGTGTAAGAAGGATGGCTTGGCTTCTCTCAACGTAATAAAGAATGGAGATGAAAGTAGCCCCATACTGACCCTCGACATCACATTGGAAAATGCTCACAAAACCAAGTTTTCTGGGACCCCACAgttgctctttaaaggagaaagtctCCGCACCAAACTCTCGACTGACAACACAGATATGTCCTGGGAGCTTAATGATAAGGCTGACAACTTTTTAGGACTCTTCTTGGTAACTGATACTAAGAATATACGCATACCACTGAGTATCTAA